The following are encoded together in the Tripterygium wilfordii isolate XIE 37 chromosome 3, ASM1340144v1, whole genome shotgun sequence genome:
- the LOC119995460 gene encoding uncharacterized protein LOC119995460 isoform X1 — translation MIVSRPPLPPKPDLDQDRFCNRFSAPTRIDLHGFKRFIFLAAYLDLDIFAIVIIFLNSTSILTPPPLKVLQLQVLDPKSLYKHEFILLKRLLGTAVAQHIESL, via the exons ATGATAGTCTCTCGTCCACCTCTTCCTCCTAAACCAGATCTAGACCAAGATCGATTCTGCAACCGGTTTTCTGCTCCGACTAGGATCGATCTACATGGATTCAAGAGATTTATCTTTCTAGCAGCATATTTGGATCTTGACATCTTCGCCATCGTTATCATCTTCCTCAACTCGACGTCGATATTGACTCCTCCTCCGCTGAAG GTTCTGCAATTGCAGGTTCTGGACCCTAAATCCTTGTACAAGCATGAATTCATTCTCCTGAAGCGTCTGTTGGGCACTGCAGTAGCACAACACATAGAGTCCTTGTAA
- the LOC119984312 gene encoding probable aspartyl protease At4g16563, translating to MASSLIYSLISLLLVASSSATITIPLTPNSHHYNLSNSDPWQLLNHLASYSLARAHHLKHPHNPKSNSSSSLIKIPQFPRSYGGYSISLSFGTPPQTIPFVMDTGSSLVWFPCTSRYLCSRCNFPNIQENKILKFMPKLSSSSKLVGCKNSKCAWLFGENVQSRCQDCDPSSPNCTQTCSPYVIQYGLGSTAGLLLSETLDFPEKTVPDFLVGCSIFSIRQPEGIAGFGRSKESLPSQLGLNKFSYCLVSHRFDDAPISSDLVLESGSGSGDAKTRGLSYTPFQKNPLVSNAAFQEFYYLMLRKIIVGDKHVKIPYNFLVPGSDGNGGTIVDSGSTFTFMERPVYEDVAQEFEKQMANYTRSIEVEKLTGLRPCFNISSGKSVYVPKLVFQFKGGAKMEMPLANYFSLLDLDVACLTIVSGDSVVGAAVQSGPAIILGNYQQQNFYIEYDLKNERFGFQKQICK from the coding sequence ATGGCTTCCTCTTTAATTTATTCTCTCATTTCTCTCCTCCTTGTCGCATCATCATCTGCCACAATCACAATTCCTCTCACTCCAAACAGTCACCATTACAATTTATCCAATTCAGATCCATGGCAGCTCCTCAACCACCTTGCCTCCTATTCTCTCGCCAGAGCACACCATCTCAAACACCCTCACAATCCCAAATCTAATTCATCATCGTCTCTTATCAAGATCCCTCAATTTCCCCGCAGCTATGGCGGCTACTCAATCTCCCTCAGTTTCGGTACTCCTCCGCAGACAATCCCCTTCGTTATGGACACTGGTAGCAGCCTTGTTTGGTTTCCCTGCACTTCTCGCTACTTGTGCTCCAGATGTAACTTCCCAAACatccaagaaaacaaaatcctCAAATTTATGCCGAAATTATCCTCTTCTTCTAAGCTCGTCGGTTGCAAGAATTCCAAATGTGCGTGGCTTTTTGGGGAAAATGTGCAGAGTCGGTGCCAAGACTGCGACCCGAGTAGTCCAAATTGTACTCAGACTTGCAGTCCGTACGTAATTCAGTATGGTTTGGGATCAACCGCCGGGCTTTTGCTCTCAGAGACCCTGGATTTCCCAGAAAAAACCGTACCCGATTTCCTAGTCGGGTGCTCCATTTTTTCAATCCGACAACCAGAAGGGATTGCCGGGTTCGGTCGTAGTAAAGAATCACTGCCGTCTCAATTAGGCCTCAATAAATTCTCTTATTGTTTGGTTTCTCACCGATTTGATGACGCCCCAATCAGTAGTGACCTTGTGTTGGAATCCGGGTCGGGTTCGGGCGATGCAAAGACCCGAGGACTGAGCTACACACCGTTTCAGAAGAACCCACTCGTCTCCAACGCTGCATTTCAGGAATTCTACTATTTAATGCTGCGGAAAATCATCGTCGGTGACAAGCACGTTAAGATTCCGTACAATTTCCTGGTGCCGGGGTCTGACGGCAATGGAGGCACCATCGTGGATTCAGGGTCGACGTTCACATTCATGGAGAGGCCAGTTTACGAAGATGTAGCACAAGAGTTCGAGAAACAAATGGCTAATTACACGAGATCGATCGAAGTGGAAAAACTAACCGGTTTACGGCCGTGCTTCAATATTTCGTCCGGAAAATCGGTGTATGTACCGAAATTGGTGTTTCAATTCAAAGGTGGAGCTAAGATGGAAATGCCTCTGGCGAATTACTTTTCACTGCTCGATTTGGACGTTGCGTGTTTGACGATTGTGAGTGGCGATAGTGTGGTTGGAGCGGCTGTGCAGTCCGGACCGGCCATAATTCTGGGCAATTATCAGCAGCAGAATTTTTATATAGAGTATGATTTGAAGAACGAGAGGTTCGGATTTCAAAAGCAAATCTGCAAATAA
- the LOC119995653 gene encoding putative protein FAR1-RELATED SEQUENCE 10, whose product MADKTPLVVNNEDDEKFFKIGMTFSCEDEAYKTYNMYAIQKGFGVRRGQKSYNRKNELRRCIFLCSCEGFSPYVPPHEQRKIERIDTRCGCKARVRFGIEGDVWTVIDLIAEHNHELIKEDQRHLIKSGKKMTETSSSVLQSMTNAGIRATKAYSYITNEAVGAKNVGFTLRDCQNFLQSQRMKMIAAGDAQNETTSSFIWLFESFLESMGNKAPKTIFTDQDQAMSNAIEKVFPNTRHRLCEWHIAKNATTNILSYMHSLNLRTSFSLSYYMVVKMKKSFKVLGIKWFNVGM is encoded by the exons ATGGCTGACAAAACCCCATTAGTTGTTAACAATGAGGATGATGAAAAATTTTTCAAGATTGGAATGACATTTAGTTGTGAGGATGAAGCTTATAAAACATATAATATGTACGCAATTCAGAAAGGGTTTGGTGTTCGAAGGGGGCAAAAGTCATATAATCGGAAGAATGAATTACGTCGgtgtatttttctttgttcttgtgaGGGGTTTTCACCATATGTCCCACCACATGAGCaaagaaaaattgagagaatAGATACTAGGTGTGGTTGTAAAGCTCGTGTTAGGTTTGGCATTGAAGGTGATGTTTGGACAGTGATTGATCTAATAGCTGAGCACAACCATGAGTTAATTAAGGAAGATCAAAGGCATTTGATTAAGTCTGGGAAAAAAATGACTGAAACTAGTTCAAGTGTTCTACAATCAATGACAAATGCTGGAATTAGAGCAACTAAGGCGTATTCTTACATAACAAATGAAGCTGTGGGTGCAAAGAATGTTGGGTTCACATTGAGGGATTGTCAGAATTTTTTACAATCTCAAAGAATGAAGATGATAGCTGCCGGGGATGCTCAAA ATGAGACCACGTCTTCATTTATTTGGTTGTTCGAATCTTTTTTGGAATCTATGGGAAACAAGGCTCCTAAGACTATATTCACTGATCAAGATCAAGCTATGTCAAATGCTATTGAAAAAGTGTTTCCCAATACTCGTCATCGTTTGTGTGAGTGGCATATTGCAAAGAATGCTACTACAAATATCCTCAGCTATATGCACAGCCTGAATTtaagaacaagtttttcactaaGTTATTACATGGTTGTGAAAATGAAGAAGAGTTTCAAAGTACTTGGGATAAAATGGTTCAATGTTGGGATGTAG
- the LOC119995460 gene encoding uncharacterized protein LOC119995460 isoform X2, which yields MIVSRPPLPPKPDLDQDRFCNRFSAPTRIDLHGFKRFIFLAAYLDLDIFAIVIIFLNSTSILTPPPLKVLDPKSLYKHEFILLKRLLGTAVAQHIESL from the exons ATGATAGTCTCTCGTCCACCTCTTCCTCCTAAACCAGATCTAGACCAAGATCGATTCTGCAACCGGTTTTCTGCTCCGACTAGGATCGATCTACATGGATTCAAGAGATTTATCTTTCTAGCAGCATATTTGGATCTTGACATCTTCGCCATCGTTATCATCTTCCTCAACTCGACGTCGATATTGACTCCTCCTCCGCTGAAG GTTCTGGACCCTAAATCCTTGTACAAGCATGAATTCATTCTCCTGAAGCGTCTGTTGGGCACTGCAGTAGCACAACACATAGAGTCCTTGTAA